In Amaranthus tricolor cultivar Red isolate AtriRed21 chromosome 3, ASM2621246v1, whole genome shotgun sequence, a single window of DNA contains:
- the LOC130807426 gene encoding uncharacterized protein LOC130807426, whose product MEDCNTLVSDCIIISCCCQCLILQFVLFVFVQLPRKLAKKTKQYAKRKLNRNRKNKTELNVDQIKPRRVDHDEDFVLMNEIHDWGSCNQEIERVLMELSLNGEFAFGSFWGRNSQLQNIKYYSENCKCKCNCSGSLTIQNHLQQFGSHVVDFYFIKVIKPF is encoded by the coding sequence ATGGAGGACTGCAACACCCTTGTTTCAGACTGCATAATCATCTCTTGCTGCTGTCAATGTCTGATCCTACAATTCGTGCTCTTCGTGTTCGTTCAACTCCCTCGTAAACTCGCTAAAAAGACTAAACAATACGCCAAACGGAAACTTAATCGAAACAGGAAAAACAAGACGGAATTAAATGTAGATCAGATCAAACCAAGAAGAGTTGATCATGATGAAGATTTTGTGTTAATGAATGAAATTCATGATTGGGGAAGCTGTAATCAAGAGATTGAGAGGGTTTTAATGGAGTTGTCTTTAAATGGAGAGTTTGCTTTTGGTAGTTTTTGGGGAAGAAATTCTCAActtcaaaatatcaaatattattcCGAAAATTGTAAATGTAAATGTAATTGTAGTGGGAGTTTGACAATACAAAATCATTTGCAACAATTTGGTAGTCACGTTGTAGACTTTTATTTCATTAAAGTTATCAAACCTTTTTAA